One genomic window of Paenibacillus xylanilyticus includes the following:
- a CDS encoding GntR family transcriptional regulator → MLKGSEQRVSLKRKQGPLYQQIQKILKDRILHGVYPLGSIIPSEPQLEKEFGVSKMTVRGAVQELSQEGYVQKKSGVGTIVMRNTSHQKLSKGKRFTELLVEEGHKLEKRVLNSQLVTNGEGTEEYNRFGPYCQRIERLYILNGQPYIHLIHFLAAAALPGGTKGMNTDIQSLYDSLEENDIKLENFRDRFFVEPAPPEVCQLLEIPTGMHVLKRLRNSYDGEGRLIEHSIGCYNTELHHYLVSYDT, encoded by the coding sequence ATGTTGAAAGGTAGTGAACAGCGAGTGTCCTTGAAGCGCAAGCAAGGTCCTTTATATCAGCAAATTCAAAAAATTCTCAAAGATCGAATACTCCATGGGGTATATCCTCTCGGAAGCATCATCCCATCTGAGCCGCAGCTGGAGAAGGAATTCGGCGTTAGTAAAATGACGGTCCGCGGTGCGGTCCAGGAGCTATCTCAAGAAGGATATGTGCAGAAAAAAAGTGGTGTTGGCACGATTGTGATGCGCAATACCTCCCATCAGAAGCTTTCTAAGGGAAAGCGGTTTACAGAGCTGCTCGTAGAAGAGGGTCATAAACTGGAAAAGAGAGTGCTGAACTCCCAATTAGTCACCAATGGTGAGGGAACGGAGGAATATAACCGCTTCGGTCCGTATTGCCAGCGGATTGAAAGGCTCTACATTCTGAACGGTCAGCCTTATATTCATCTCATACACTTCCTGGCCGCAGCTGCTCTGCCGGGCGGTACAAAAGGTATGAACACAGATATTCAATCCCTGTACGACTCACTGGAGGAGAACGACATTAAGCTGGAAAACTTCAGGGACCGTTTCTTTGTAGAGCCAGCACCTCCAGAGGTGTGCCAGCTGTTGGAAATCCCAACGGGGATGCATGTGCTTAAGCGCCTGCGTAACTCCTATGACGGGGAAGGAAGACTAATAGAGCACAGTATCGGCTGCTACAATACAGAGCTTCATCATTATCTGGTCAGTTATGACACCTGA
- a CDS encoding sugar kinase, which produces MPKIAAFGEVMMRLQVPGYETLIQSSRLEYSFSGSGVNVTAALAKYGHNGALITTLPETPVGEAAIAYLRKLGVDTSLISRGGKYLGMYFLENGFGARPGRVTYTDRLGSSFNTAAASNYDMPALAAKVDVLHLCGITLAMNEGVREQMKQLAVEVKRAGGKVVFDCNYRPALWGTDGYTKARPHYEELLELADIALINEKDARYILGIGAGDYDRITQLMQVIPEVVERFGIRTAAGTQREINADNTHSLTGYICHEGTFVFSGKLTFPVYDRIGAGDVFASAIIHGELQQYPQQQTINMAVAAAMLAHTTPGDTALFSESEVLRALSDHTLDVER; this is translated from the coding sequence ATGCCTAAAATCGCTGCTTTTGGTGAAGTGATGATGCGTTTGCAGGTTCCGGGCTATGAAACGTTGATTCAGAGCAGCAGACTGGAGTATTCTTTCTCTGGCAGCGGGGTCAATGTAACGGCTGCACTGGCTAAATACGGCCATAACGGTGCGCTTATAACCACCTTGCCGGAAACGCCGGTGGGCGAAGCAGCTATCGCTTATCTGCGCAAGCTTGGAGTAGATACTTCACTGATCAGCCGTGGCGGTAAGTATCTGGGAATGTACTTTCTGGAGAATGGCTTTGGAGCCCGTCCCGGCAGAGTCACTTATACAGACAGGCTAGGCAGCAGCTTCAATACCGCGGCGGCGAGTAACTATGATATGCCGGCTCTTGCAGCCAAAGTCGACGTTCTTCATTTATGCGGCATTACGCTGGCAATGAATGAAGGCGTTCGCGAGCAGATGAAACAACTTGCTGTAGAAGTGAAGCGGGCTGGGGGAAAGGTTGTTTTTGATTGCAATTACCGTCCTGCGTTATGGGGAACAGATGGCTATACCAAAGCTCGTCCACACTATGAAGAACTGCTCGAACTTGCGGACATCGCACTGATTAATGAGAAGGATGCGCGCTATATTCTTGGCATTGGTGCTGGAGATTATGATAGAATAACACAGTTAATGCAAGTGATTCCCGAAGTTGTGGAGCGCTTCGGCATCAGAACGGCAGCGGGAACCCAACGAGAGATTAACGCTGACAACACGCATTCCCTGACAGGTTATATCTGTCATGAAGGTACGTTTGTGTTTTCCGGCAAACTGACCTTCCCGGTATATGACCGAATCGGAGCCGGCGATGTATTTGCCAGCGCCATTATACATGGGGAATTACAGCAATACCCGCAGCAGCAAACGATTAATATGGCAGTGGCGGCAGCGATGCTGGCCCATACCACTCCAGGCGATACAGCGCTTTTTAGCGAGAGTGAGGTGCTCCGGGCGCTGTCAGACCATACCTTAGATGTTGAAAGGTAG
- the dagF gene encoding 2-dehydro-3-deoxy-phosphogluconate aldolase — MSHIQQRLYKNRAALNVLAGSIGNAKEVFEAAEGYVLIGVLSKNYDTAEEAAIAMTAYGQNIQDAVSIGLGAGDNRQAAVVAKIAASYPGSHINQVFPAVGATRANLGAKDSWINSLVSPCGQPGYVDISTGPVSSGTAPHAIVPVHAAIALVRDMGGNALKYYPMQGMKLEEEYRAVAKACGEAGFALEPTGGIDLANFEAILEIALEAGVPQVIPHVYSSIIDPESGNTNVEDVRRLLDMMKSLVDRYA, encoded by the coding sequence ATGAGTCATATTCAGCAGCGACTGTATAAGAACAGGGCCGCACTTAATGTACTGGCTGGCAGTATCGGGAACGCCAAGGAAGTATTCGAAGCTGCAGAAGGATATGTACTGATAGGTGTGCTCTCCAAAAACTACGATACGGCGGAGGAAGCAGCAATTGCCATGACTGCATATGGTCAGAATATTCAAGATGCGGTATCCATTGGGCTCGGAGCCGGAGACAATCGCCAGGCGGCTGTTGTGGCGAAGATTGCAGCAAGTTATCCGGGAAGCCATATCAATCAGGTCTTCCCGGCAGTGGGGGCAACCCGTGCGAACTTGGGAGCTAAGGACAGTTGGATTAACAGCCTGGTTTCTCCATGTGGGCAACCCGGCTATGTAGATATATCCACTGGGCCTGTCAGTTCAGGAACCGCTCCGCATGCCATTGTTCCGGTTCATGCTGCGATTGCACTGGTTCGTGATATGGGTGGCAATGCACTCAAATATTATCCCATGCAGGGGATGAAGCTGGAGGAGGAATACCGAGCCGTTGCCAAGGCCTGCGGAGAAGCCGGGTTTGCACTGGAGCCTACGGGTGGAATCGATCTGGCTAACTTCGAAGCCATACTGGAGATTGCGTTAGAGGCAGGTGTGCCCCAGGTTATCCCGCATGTCTATTCTTCTATCATCGATCCAGAATCGGGAAATACGAACGTGGAGGACGTTCGTAGACTACTCGATATGATGAAATCGCTGGTGGACCGGTATGCCTAA
- a CDS encoding DgaE family pyridoxal phosphate-dependent ammonia lyase yields MDHSLQARYGLKRVINASGRMSILGVSAPTDSVMEAMKQGGQQYVEIANLVDKSGEYIAHLLGAEGAVVVNSASSGIALSVAAMVTGGDPRLSLRLHQEPIMKNEIIMLKGHNVQYGAPVETMVFLGGGRVVEVGYANEGRQEHIEQAIGEYTAAILYVKSHHAVQKNMISVEEAWEVAQRRGVPLIVDAAAEEDLSKYVHYSDLAIYSGSKAIEGPTSGIVAGKKKYTEWLKVQLHGIGRSMKVGKETTFGLLQALEEYQNKTDNSEREKQALEALQVLAEINGISVRIVQDEAGRAIYRGRIQVDSNVAGMDAKDVNDQLREGEIAIYTRDYGVKQGYFDIDPRPLQGDDLQVIITRIQEIMGGERT; encoded by the coding sequence ATGGATCACTCATTACAAGCTAGATATGGACTGAAGCGTGTAATAAATGCCAGTGGTAGAATGAGCATTCTTGGCGTTTCCGCGCCTACCGATTCGGTCATGGAAGCCATGAAACAAGGCGGACAACAGTACGTGGAAATCGCGAACCTTGTAGACAAATCGGGTGAATATATTGCACACCTGCTTGGTGCGGAAGGGGCAGTAGTTGTGAACTCGGCGTCCAGCGGTATAGCCCTGTCGGTGGCAGCCATGGTGACCGGCGGTGATCCGCGGCTCAGTCTTCGTCTTCACCAAGAGCCGATAATGAAAAATGAAATTATTATGCTAAAAGGTCATAACGTGCAATATGGAGCACCTGTTGAAACGATGGTATTTCTTGGCGGCGGACGGGTTGTGGAAGTGGGATACGCCAATGAAGGTCGGCAGGAGCATATTGAACAGGCTATCGGTGAATATACTGCGGCTATTCTCTATGTCAAATCTCACCACGCTGTGCAAAAGAACATGATTTCTGTGGAAGAGGCCTGGGAGGTAGCACAGCGCAGAGGGGTTCCGCTAATTGTTGATGCCGCAGCAGAAGAAGACCTGTCCAAATATGTCCATTATTCGGATCTGGCTATATACAGCGGATCCAAAGCGATTGAGGGCCCGACCTCCGGGATTGTCGCCGGTAAAAAGAAATACACCGAATGGCTGAAGGTTCAGCTGCACGGGATCGGCCGCAGTATGAAGGTTGGTAAAGAGACGACCTTCGGACTGCTTCAGGCGCTGGAGGAATACCAGAATAAGACCGATAACAGCGAACGGGAGAAGCAGGCACTGGAGGCTCTTCAGGTGCTCGCTGAGATCAATGGAATTTCAGTTCGCATCGTGCAAGATGAAGCGGGCAGAGCAATCTACCGTGGACGCATCCAGGTTGATTCCAATGTTGCAGGAATGGATGCGAAGGATGTGAATGACCAGCTGCGTGAAGGTGAAATTGCGATATATACACGAGACTATGGCGTTAAGCAAGGTTATTTCGATATTGATCCAAGGCCGCTGCAAGGTGATGATCTACAAGTGATTATCACAAGAATACAAGAAATCATGGGAGGTGAGCGTACATGA
- a CDS encoding amidohydrolase/deacetylase family metallohydrolase yields the protein MDIAIQDGVITDITPSGQAGEAKRGQDCSGLYVSSGWIDLHVHAVPELDPYGDDIDEIGVKQGVTTLVDAGSCGADRIGALYTASLKAETRVFALLNISRIGLERTDELSQLEWIDRAKAQVAAAAYPDFIVGLKARISRSVVQDNGIEPLKLARLLSEETNLPLMVHIGSAPPAISKVLELLQPGDVITHYLNGKSNNLFHEDGTPLQGLLDAAFRGVHLDVGHGTASFSFRIAEQAKAAGIELNTISTDIYRGNRLNGPVYSLSNVLTKFLVLGYSLEEVIRAVTINAAAWLGKPELGQIRVGQQANLTLFALEAGEKQLMDSEGDVRIAQHYIKVKGVYANGSLITS from the coding sequence ATGGATATCGCCATTCAGGACGGGGTCATCACGGATATTACACCGTCAGGCCAGGCTGGGGAAGCAAAGAGAGGTCAAGACTGTTCCGGGTTATATGTGTCTAGCGGATGGATTGATCTGCATGTGCATGCCGTGCCGGAGCTTGATCCTTATGGCGATGATATCGACGAAATTGGTGTGAAGCAGGGAGTAACCACACTCGTGGATGCCGGAAGCTGCGGTGCAGATCGGATCGGTGCCTTGTACACTGCCAGCCTGAAGGCGGAGACGCGGGTGTTTGCTCTATTAAATATTTCGAGGATCGGGCTTGAAAGGACAGATGAGCTGTCACAGCTGGAATGGATAGACCGGGCTAAGGCCCAGGTAGCAGCAGCGGCTTATCCTGATTTTATCGTTGGCCTGAAAGCACGCATAAGCCGAAGCGTCGTCCAAGACAACGGTATTGAACCGCTCAAGCTGGCACGCCTATTGTCCGAAGAAACGAATCTGCCGCTCATGGTTCATATTGGTTCCGCTCCGCCTGCAATCTCCAAAGTATTGGAGCTATTACAGCCGGGCGATGTAATTACCCATTACCTTAATGGCAAGTCCAACAACCTGTTCCATGAGGACGGCACACCTCTACAAGGACTGCTTGATGCTGCTTTCCGTGGAGTTCATCTGGATGTCGGCCATGGCACAGCGAGCTTCTCTTTCCGGATTGCAGAACAGGCCAAAGCGGCCGGCATTGAGCTGAATACAATCAGTACGGATATTTACCGCGGCAATCGTCTGAACGGGCCAGTGTACAGTTTGTCGAATGTGCTGACCAAGTTTCTCGTACTTGGCTACAGTCTGGAAGAGGTCATCCGCGCAGTTACAATCAACGCGGCAGCATGGCTCGGCAAGCCGGAGCTCGGACAGATTAGGGTGGGACAGCAGGCGAACCTGACTTTGTTTGCTCTGGAAGCAGGTGAGAAGCAACTGATGGACTCGGAAGGCGATGTTCGAATTGCACAGCACTATATTAAGGTTAAAGGAGTCTATGCTAATGGATCACTCATTACAAGCTAG
- a CDS encoding helix-turn-helix domain-containing protein, translating to MANPALKPSLLNQFRLSWNHFKSRLLLKYAFSYILIFLIPLTGVTIFVYENAVKGLRVEIEQSNVNQLNQVKNTIDTRMNELQEIAGRIAYDKYLTPYMVKDPYYSMEAIQALANYKASSNIAEDLLLYFHNDSNIYSHRGLADLHVTFDTLYQFEQWTPEELRQDLNETRQPLVRPAENVTINSRTDPMLVMLVPIKPNDPYPYGTVVYLMKESKLTGVMDSVLSDFTGSSYIFGPTGEVLTANSHGVTLPQNELEKISGLEPGIHNLKLDGEQHSVVSVQSEENGWTYVTTMPSFQFFSRVAHVQTLILIVFCITVITGIAAALLLAKRQYHPIRDLMEFAKLKSSGKDTPKVRNEWEWIRQTLHDYSAKIDLQEPFVRNQCMLLLLKHGKPDDPEIEQMIFSTGFRHPQGEGLYFSAILSWDDTKPGSKSWQERHLLQEILGNVCLPPSGAQIFGVEFSVKDQFALIISLPEEADMLAQTQMEQVIEGIQAIIREHSQLSLSIGVGMAYSDLSLLNQSFIEAAAALEHRMIRRSGQVTYFEQLAELNPSATESFWIPPKSMLKLEQSLKQGNEPVAVQMIADTIEMIKDEPLQVHLLRCICFELLNAFLRTASELGMDSVFANIPELTSFETLEELENRLLSLAADICTQVERNTETSESSLMDDILAYVDEQFADYTLSLEHVALKFAISTSYLSRSFKEKTGTNFSQYIWQKRVDQVIRLLENTSAPLKEIIEQVGYLDTPNFIRKFKKEIGLTPGQYRKEHAMKGTVVKRPI from the coding sequence ATGGCTAATCCGGCACTCAAGCCATCCTTGCTCAACCAATTCAGACTCAGCTGGAATCATTTCAAATCAAGACTTCTTCTGAAATATGCGTTTTCCTACATACTCATATTTCTCATTCCTCTAACAGGGGTTACTATTTTTGTATATGAAAACGCTGTCAAAGGCCTTCGTGTCGAAATTGAACAATCGAATGTTAATCAGCTGAATCAGGTGAAGAACACCATAGATACCCGTATGAACGAGCTTCAGGAAATAGCCGGGCGAATCGCTTATGACAAGTATTTGACCCCTTACATGGTGAAGGATCCCTACTACAGCATGGAGGCGATACAGGCCTTGGCAAATTACAAAGCCAGCAGCAACATTGCCGAGGACCTGCTTCTGTATTTCCATAACGACTCCAATATCTATTCTCACCGTGGTCTCGCCGATCTTCATGTTACCTTCGATACGCTCTATCAATTTGAACAGTGGACCCCTGAAGAATTGCGGCAGGACTTAAATGAAACCCGGCAACCGCTGGTACGTCCCGCGGAGAATGTAACCATTAATTCCCGGACGGATCCAATGCTTGTCATGCTCGTACCCATTAAACCGAATGACCCCTATCCATATGGAACGGTTGTCTATTTAATGAAAGAATCCAAGCTTACTGGTGTTATGGATTCAGTTCTGAGTGACTTCACGGGCAGCAGCTATATATTCGGTCCTACCGGAGAGGTATTGACCGCAAACAGCCATGGTGTCACTCTTCCCCAGAACGAGCTTGAGAAGATATCCGGACTTGAGCCTGGAATTCATAATCTGAAGCTGGACGGGGAACAGCACTCCGTCGTTTCGGTGCAATCGGAAGAAAATGGATGGACCTATGTGACCACGATGCCAAGCTTCCAATTTTTCAGCCGTGTGGCCCATGTTCAGACGCTGATTTTAATTGTCTTTTGTATTACGGTAATCACTGGCATTGCTGCGGCACTGCTGCTGGCCAAACGGCAGTACCATCCGATCAGGGATCTGATGGAATTCGCCAAGCTGAAAAGCAGCGGCAAGGATACTCCCAAGGTTCGTAATGAGTGGGAATGGATCCGGCAGACTCTCCACGATTACAGTGCCAAAATTGATTTACAGGAGCCTTTCGTCCGCAATCAATGTATGCTGCTGCTGCTTAAGCATGGCAAGCCGGACGACCCTGAGATCGAACAGATGATCTTCAGTACTGGTTTCAGGCATCCTCAGGGAGAAGGCCTCTATTTCTCAGCTATACTATCCTGGGATGACACCAAGCCCGGCAGCAAGTCCTGGCAGGAACGACATCTCCTGCAGGAGATCCTCGGCAATGTATGCTTGCCCCCTTCTGGTGCACAGATCTTTGGAGTGGAGTTTTCGGTCAAGGACCAATTTGCCCTGATCATTTCACTTCCCGAAGAGGCAGATATGTTGGCCCAGACCCAAATGGAGCAGGTTATTGAAGGCATTCAAGCGATCATTCGTGAGCACTCGCAGCTGTCCTTAAGCATCGGTGTCGGTATGGCATACAGCGACCTGAGCCTTCTTAATCAATCGTTTATCGAAGCTGCTGCAGCACTGGAGCACCGGATGATCCGTCGCAGCGGACAGGTAACCTACTTCGAGCAGCTTGCAGAGCTGAACCCTTCCGCCACCGAGAGTTTCTGGATCCCGCCCAAATCCATGTTGAAGCTGGAGCAGAGTCTGAAACAGGGCAACGAACCCGTAGCCGTCCAGATGATTGCTGATACCATCGAGATGATCAAAGACGAGCCGCTGCAGGTTCATCTGCTGCGCTGCATCTGCTTCGAACTTCTGAACGCTTTTCTGCGCACGGCTTCCGAACTTGGGATGGATAGTGTTTTCGCCAATATACCGGAATTGACCTCCTTTGAAACGCTGGAAGAGCTGGAGAACCGCCTGCTCTCTCTCGCCGCTGACATTTGCACGCAGGTTGAGCGGAACACGGAGACTAGCGAATCTTCGTTAATGGATGACATTCTGGCATACGTGGACGAGCAGTTCGCCGATTACACACTCAGCCTGGAACATGTGGCGCTTAAGTTTGCCATTTCAACCTCTTATTTGAGCCGGAGTTTCAAAGAGAAGACTGGCACCAATTTCTCACAATATATCTGGCAAAAACGTGTGGACCAAGTGATCCGGCTGTTGGAGAACACTAGCGCACCGCTCAAGGAAATTATCGAGCAGGTCGGTTATTTGGATACGCCGAATTTCATCCGCAAGTTCAAAAAAGAAATCGGCCTCACACCAGGGCAATACCGTAAAGAACACGCTATGAAGGGGACTGTTGTGAAAAGGCCCATTTAA
- a CDS encoding glycosidase — translation MQITRHPNNPIVVPGGYEWRKVTVFNPAVIIDNGKFYMIERTAGSLTPCKNYLGLLESDDGVNFTHVKDEPIVTPDMLGFPYGSVQDPRIVKIEGTFYLNYALRPCAMSYYPTGAGVPLRSIPEYPDGWGEEEGHWLTRSSILKSDNLLDWEFVADTTPLDINDRDNILFPEKIGGKFVLLRRPEEYVGENYGTDKAAMWITYSEDLVNWEEPKLLATAGNLSWESRKIGGSTPPIRTDKGWLVLYHGVDEDIVYRVGAMLLDLEQPEKIIARTHHFIMEPETYYEKFGFQIPNVIFPTGNVVKDGLLYIYYGVTDTAIALATVPLDELVEHILREGQ, via the coding sequence ATGCAAATAACAAGACACCCGAATAATCCCATTGTCGTCCCAGGCGGCTATGAGTGGCGTAAGGTTACGGTCTTCAACCCGGCGGTCATCATAGATAACGGCAAATTTTACATGATTGAGCGCACTGCAGGCTCCCTGACTCCATGCAAGAATTATCTGGGGCTGCTGGAGAGCGATGACGGGGTAAACTTCACCCACGTGAAGGACGAGCCCATCGTGACGCCCGATATGCTGGGTTTTCCTTATGGCAGTGTGCAGGACCCTCGTATTGTCAAAATTGAGGGAACCTTCTATCTGAACTATGCCCTGCGTCCCTGTGCCATGAGCTATTATCCAACTGGAGCAGGCGTCCCCCTGCGCTCTATTCCCGAATATCCGGACGGATGGGGCGAAGAGGAGGGACACTGGTTGACCCGGTCCTCCATTCTGAAATCGGATAATCTCCTGGATTGGGAGTTTGTGGCGGATACGACGCCTCTTGATATTAACGACCGGGACAACATTTTGTTTCCTGAAAAAATAGGCGGGAAATTCGTGCTGCTGCGCCGCCCCGAGGAATATGTGGGAGAAAACTACGGTACGGATAAGGCGGCCATGTGGATTACCTACTCCGAGGATCTGGTGAACTGGGAAGAGCCCAAGCTGCTAGCCACCGCCGGAAACCTGTCCTGGGAATCGCGGAAAATCGGGGGCTCGACGCCTCCAATCCGGACCGACAAGGGCTGGCTGGTGCTCTATCACGGCGTTGATGAAGATATCGTTTACCGTGTAGGAGCTATGCTGCTGGATTTGGAGCAGCCTGAGAAAATCATTGCCCGGACTCATCATTTCATTATGGAGCCGGAGACGTACTACGAGAAATTTGGTTTCCAGATTCCGAATGTGATTTTCCCGACCGGAAACGTGGTCAAAGACGGTCTGCTCTATATCTATTACGGAGTAACAGATACAGCGATTGCTCTCGCCACGGTTCCACTGGATGAATTGGTAGAACATATCCTTCGGGAAGGGCAGTAA
- a CDS encoding extracellular solute-binding protein, which yields MQTTRKPWKLLLSSALVLTLLAGCSNADKGAGDNSTGAVAVNKEGFPIVNESVTLTLMAPDVGIQNWENMKVLQQMQEKTGIKLEYRNAPKDSFETKKNLVLASGDYPDILYAAGLTTAEQMNYGEQGILVPLEDLIEEYAPNFKALLDENPDVRKSITAPDGHIYSLPVVELSQHWYRNPMWYNGDFLKALNIDKLPETTEELYTYLKRVKEEDPNGNGIADEIPISSVTTPAANLRDIRTWLLGAFGIYEEEIYVDDNDKVHYTPLEEGYKEYLTYMNRLWSEELLDHESFSQTAEQKKAKAQNNQVALFSDWHAYMSKGGEPSTADPMFAPVRSESVAAPAIAKNRGITTGAFAITESNPAPEASMRWVDYLYSYEGAMFFNKGPEGILWEYTDKENRVKKYLPVPDGKEMEDYRATLTPNYGIPAPTLSMDDISKGLKTDFDLWVEKETKQKLLDKGARIPFPTLFLTVEEQTEISNLNSDLSTYVKQMEAKFITGAEPLTSWDNYVATVKKMGGERVAEINQAAYDRWKSN from the coding sequence ATGCAGACCACACGCAAACCATGGAAGCTTCTGTTGTCGTCGGCTCTAGTTCTTACACTGCTGGCAGGCTGCAGCAATGCAGACAAAGGGGCAGGAGATAACAGTACCGGAGCTGTTGCTGTGAACAAAGAGGGTTTCCCGATTGTCAATGAATCTGTGACTCTTACGCTGATGGCGCCGGATGTAGGGATTCAGAACTGGGAGAACATGAAAGTGCTCCAGCAGATGCAGGAGAAGACAGGCATTAAGCTGGAATACAGGAATGCACCGAAGGACAGCTTCGAGACCAAGAAGAATCTGGTGCTCGCCAGCGGAGATTACCCGGATATTCTCTATGCTGCCGGTTTGACCACTGCGGAGCAGATGAATTATGGAGAGCAGGGTATCCTCGTTCCTCTGGAGGATCTGATTGAGGAATACGCTCCGAACTTCAAGGCGTTGCTGGATGAGAATCCGGATGTCCGCAAATCCATTACAGCGCCGGACGGGCATATCTATTCTTTGCCGGTAGTCGAGCTCAGTCAGCATTGGTATCGCAACCCCATGTGGTACAACGGGGACTTCCTGAAAGCATTAAATATCGATAAGCTTCCCGAAACGACAGAAGAGCTGTATACCTACCTGAAACGTGTGAAGGAGGAAGATCCGAACGGCAACGGTATCGCCGATGAAATTCCGATATCCTCGGTGACAACACCTGCTGCCAACCTGCGTGATATCCGTACCTGGCTGCTTGGCGCCTTCGGTATTTATGAAGAAGAGATATACGTGGACGATAACGATAAGGTGCACTATACACCGCTTGAAGAAGGATATAAGGAATATTTGACCTATATGAACCGTCTGTGGTCCGAAGAGCTGCTGGATCATGAGAGCTTCTCGCAGACGGCGGAGCAAAAGAAGGCTAAGGCACAGAACAACCAGGTCGCCCTCTTCTCCGACTGGCATGCCTACATGTCCAAAGGCGGAGAGCCTTCGACGGCAGATCCGATGTTTGCACCTGTCCGCAGCGAGTCGGTTGCTGCTCCGGCGATTGCGAAGAACAGAGGCATTACAACGGGTGCCTTTGCCATTACGGAGAGCAACCCGGCACCGGAAGCCTCCATGCGTTGGGTGGATTATCTCTATTCCTATGAAGGTGCGATGTTTTTCAATAAAGGGCCAGAGGGCATTCTTTGGGAATACACCGACAAAGAGAACCGGGTAAAGAAATACTTGCCGGTACCGGATGGAAAGGAAATGGAAGATTATCGGGCCACTCTGACACCTAACTATGGTATTCCTGCTCCAACCCTGTCCATGGATGATATTAGTAAAGGGCTGAAGACAGACTTTGATCTCTGGGTAGAGAAGGAAACGAAGCAGAAGCTTCTTGATAAAGGCGCTCGGATTCCGTTCCCAACACTGTTCCTGACCGTGGAAGAGCAGACGGAAATCAGCAACTTGAATTCGGATTTGAGCACTTACGTGAAGCAGATGGAAGCAAAGTTCATCACCGGTGCAGAACCGCTAACCAGTTGGGACAATTATGTGGCGACCGTTAAGAAAATGGGCGGAGAACGTGTAGCTGAAATTAATCAGGCTGCGTATGACCGCTGGAAATCCAACTAA
- a CDS encoding carbohydrate ABC transporter permease, which translates to MVTAMKESRGDKLFVICTYIYLVLALLVVLYPLIYILSASISSPKDVNSGAMWLLPMNVTLDGYKLVFENPKIWNGYLNTIIYTVVGTLVNLAVTLPAAYALSRSDFVGRNLFMGLILFTMFFSGGLVPTYLLVKNLGLINSMWALILPVAASVWNIVVARTFFQTTIPKELQEAAHMDGCTNLKLFIRIILPLSAPIIAVMALFYGVGHWNSYFPSLIYLNDEAKYPLQMVLRQILVLQEMSAETTGASINSEVATAMNNKAETASLIKYGVIVVSTLPIVAVYPFLQRYFVQGVMIGSVKG; encoded by the coding sequence TTGGTTACTGCCATGAAAGAGTCCAGAGGAGACAAGCTGTTTGTGATTTGCACCTATATTTATTTGGTTCTTGCCCTGCTCGTTGTTCTCTATCCGCTGATCTATATCCTCAGTGCTTCCATCAGTTCGCCGAAGGACGTCAATTCGGGAGCCATGTGGCTGTTACCGATGAATGTGACACTTGATGGCTACAAGCTTGTTTTCGAAAACCCGAAGATATGGAATGGTTATTTGAACACGATTATTTATACGGTGGTAGGGACACTGGTCAATCTCGCCGTTACGCTGCCAGCTGCATATGCGCTCAGCCGATCCGATTTTGTCGGGCGTAATCTGTTCATGGGTCTCATTCTGTTTACGATGTTTTTCAGCGGCGGGCTCGTGCCAACGTATCTGCTGGTCAAAAACCTCGGACTCATTAACAGCATGTGGGCATTGATTCTGCCGGTGGCTGCTTCAGTTTGGAATATTGTCGTGGCCCGCACCTTTTTTCAGACGACCATCCCAAAAGAACTGCAGGAAGCGGCTCACATGGACGGCTGTACGAATCTGAAGCTGTTCATTCGCATTATTCTGCCGCTGTCGGCACCCATTATAGCCGTTATGGCTCTATTCTATGGCGTAGGCCACTGGAACAGTTATTTCCCGTCCCTGATTTATTTGAATGATGAAGCCAAGTATCCGCTGCAGATGGTTCTGCGCCAGATCCTTGTCCTTCAGGAGATGTCGGCCGAAACGACGGGCGCTTCGATCAATAGCGAGGTGGCGACTGCCATGAACAATAAGGCTGAAACAGCATCACTAATCAAATATGGAGTCATTGTGGTCTCCACGCTGCCGATCGTGGCGGTCTATCCATTCCTGCAGCGTTACTTTGTCCAAGGGGTCATGATTGGCTCAGTTAAAGGTTGA